One Synechocystis sp. LKSZ1 genomic window, GGTGGGAGGAGTCCAAAATTGGCCGGCCCGCCAACCCCAAAGATTCCCCGTACTCGTTTCTAACCAATGTTGATCGGCATCCACCAGAATGGCCTCGCTGGCCCCCTGGCCCTGGGCCGTCTGCAGGGCCAGCCAAGCACTGAGATAGTTGCCCGTTTTATGGTCGGCAAGGGGACGACGGAGGTGGGGCAAATTGGCCAACCAGGCCTGAATGCCTTGCTGTTGTTTAGTGGCCAGGTCAGCCGGAAGTTCACGGCCGATGATCCAGGGACGACCATCGGGTAATACGGTAATTCTGAGGACGGTGTAATGGGAGCCCAAGGTGCTAGCGGCCGCTTCGACTTCTAGCCAGTCTGGTTCTGGCCAAGCGAATTGCTGGAGACTCGTCTGGAGTCGTTGCCGGTGCTGGGGCCAATGGGTCAGGGGATGGCTAAGGGATTGGTGATAGACCCGCAGGGTGGTGAACAGGGTGGCCCCGTAGAGCAGGGCCGGTTCCTGGATAGAAAGGCAAATGGTGTCTTGCTCAAACCACTGGCCAGCCAGCCAATACATCGTCTCGTTCCTTTATGATGAATACAACTCGTTCTGCTATTTTCCCTTAACACCATCGACAATGACATCAGTGCTTTTTCCCTGGGGCCAACGAACCTACGTGATGGGGATTTTGAATACGACCCCCGATAGTTTCAGTGATGGTGGCCAATTTAACACCCTAGAAAGCGCCCTCAAACAGGCCCAGGTAATGGTACAAGCCGGTGCAGACATGATTGACATCGGTGGACAATCTACCCGTCCTGGGGCCGCAACCATTTCCCTCGCGGAAGAATTAGATCGCACCATTCCCGTGATCCAG contains:
- a CDS encoding aminotransferase class IV, whose product is MYWLAGQWFEQDTICLSIQEPALLYGATLFTTLRVYHQSLSHPLTHWPQHRQRLQTSLQQFAWPEPDWLEVEAAASTLGSHYTVLRITVLPDGRPWIIGRELPADLATKQQQGIQAWLANLPHLRRPLADHKTGNYLSAWLALQTAQGQGASEAILVDADQHWLETSTGNLWGWRAGQFWTPPTTGQILAGISRHQLQQWLYQQGQIVHQEPWTLDLVQSFTGLAYSNSVVEILPIHTVIEQGQSRYFEPFSPEFQRLQAYFQQEFP